A genomic segment from Tachypleus tridentatus isolate NWPU-2018 unplaced genomic scaffold, ASM421037v1 Hic_cluster_2, whole genome shotgun sequence encodes:
- the LOC143242546 gene encoding uncharacterized protein LOC143242546: MAERSGSKYLIHSIHRFCNSCWKVYFSVMPRSSYALPDMSQLHDLTYPLPGVLKAAKTEEHHETPKKDSEPDFRRLYSYLVNLLESNIPPDLPPAESEVIIILLKDLAQVVKYPLSQEEKEFLRSKLCSKLENINVV, from the exons ATGGCTGAAAGATCTGGGagcaaatatttaattcactCCATTCACAGATTTTGTAACTCATGCTGGAAAGTTTACTTCTCAGTTATGCCAAGGAGCAGTTATGCTTTACCTGACATGTCACAACTTCATGATTTAACCTACCCCCTGCCAGGT GTGCTTAAAGCTGCAAAAACTGAGGAACATCATGAAACACCAAAAAAAGACAGTGAACCAGACTTTCGGAGACTGTACAGTTACTTAGTGAATCTGTTGGAGAGTAATATCCCTCCTGACTTACCACCTGCAGAGAGTGAAGTTATAATTATACTTCTTAAAGATCTTGCTCAAGTGGTAAAATATCCTCTTTCACAGGAAGAAAAAGAATTCCTGAGAAGTAAGTTATgtagtaaattagaaaatataaatgttgtataa